Proteins encoded together in one Acidobacteriota bacterium window:
- a CDS encoding zinc ABC transporter substrate-binding protein: MRAVARIVLAFFLTLSAAPAAPPAKVRILATVFPLKEFAAEVAGGRGQASLLLPPGAGVHTWQPRPGDIARLSECDLLLYIGSGLEPWLPDLLKAFPKGRIRTLEAAGGLAVPGDEPGGEPGDEHGAEHRHGALDPHVWLDFDLDIRIVERIAGELARIDPAGGPEYAANAGRLAARLRQLDADFREGLAGCRGRDLVLAGHAAFGYMARRYGLVQSALYGLSPDAQPRPQDLMKAIDHCRAKGIRTVFFENSVPPGLSQTLAREIGGRVIVLQAGHNLTREQQERGTGFFDLMREDLAALKDGLGCR; the protein is encoded by the coding sequence ATGAGAGCCGTCGCGCGCATCGTCCTGGCCTTTTTCCTGACCCTGTCCGCCGCCCCCGCGGCGCCGCCGGCCAAGGTCCGCATCCTGGCCACGGTCTTCCCGCTCAAGGAGTTCGCGGCCGAGGTGGCCGGCGGCCGGGGCCAGGCTTCGCTCCTGCTGCCGCCCGGCGCCGGCGTCCATACCTGGCAGCCGCGGCCCGGCGATATAGCCCGTTTGTCGGAATGCGACCTGCTTCTTTATATCGGCTCCGGTCTCGAGCCCTGGCTGCCCGACCTGCTCAAGGCCTTTCCCAAGGGCCGGATCAGGACCCTGGAGGCGGCCGGCGGACTGGCCGTCCCCGGGGACGAGCCCGGCGGGGAGCCCGGCGATGAGCATGGCGCGGAGCACCGCCACGGCGCCCTCGATCCCCACGTCTGGCTCGATTTCGATCTCGACATCCGCATCGTGGAGCGGATCGCCGGAGAGCTCGCCCGGATCGATCCGGCCGGCGGCCCCGAGTACGCCGCCAACGCCGGACGGCTGGCCGCCCGCCTGCGGCAGCTCGACGCGGACTTCCGCGAGGGCCTGGCCGGCTGCCGCGGCCGGGACCTGGTCCTGGCCGGGCACGCCGCCTTCGGCTATATGGCCCGCCGCTACGGCCTCGTCCAGTCCGCTCTCTACGGGCTCAGCCCGGACGCCCAGCCCAGGCCCCAGGACCTGATGAAGGCCATCGATCACTGCCGGGCCAAGGGCATCCGGACGGTCTTCTTCGAGAATTCCGTGCCGCCGGGCCTGTCTCAGACCCTGGCCCGCGAGATCGGAGGCCGGGTCATCGTCCTCCAGGCAGGCCACAATCTGACCCGTGAACAACAGGAGCGCGGAACCGGCTTTTTCGATCTCATGCGCGAGGACCTGGCCGCGCTCAAGGACGGCCTGGGGTGCCGGTGA
- a CDS encoding ABC transporter ATP-binding protein, which yields MSLVELRDVSFSYDGAPALIDVNLTIKKGDFLAVIGPNGSGKTTLVKLILGLLRPSKGRVELFGHPPGEFTAWDKIGYVPQKATHVDPYFPASVEEVVRMALLAGGRLKRLAGREARERVRRALDVVGMAEFAKASIGRLSGGQQQRVFIARALVTGPRILFLDEPTTGVDAETQTAFYDLLDRLNRTQGLTIVLVTHDIGIVNKHVNRVACVNQRLVYHGDHEGFCRSDAFREMIGRGHLVSHEH from the coding sequence ATGAGCCTGGTCGAGCTTCGCGACGTGTCTTTTTCCTATGACGGGGCCCCCGCCCTGATCGACGTCAACCTGACCATCAAGAAGGGGGATTTCCTGGCCGTTATCGGGCCCAACGGCTCCGGCAAGACCACACTGGTCAAGCTCATCCTCGGCCTGCTCCGCCCCTCGAAGGGACGGGTCGAGCTGTTCGGACATCCGCCAGGCGAGTTCACGGCTTGGGACAAGATCGGCTACGTTCCCCAGAAGGCGACCCACGTCGATCCCTACTTCCCGGCTTCGGTGGAGGAGGTCGTCCGCATGGCCCTCCTGGCCGGCGGGCGCCTGAAGCGCCTGGCGGGCCGCGAGGCCCGCGAACGCGTCCGCCGGGCCCTCGACGTCGTCGGCATGGCCGAATTCGCCAAGGCCTCGATCGGCCGGCTTTCGGGCGGCCAGCAGCAGCGGGTCTTCATCGCCCGGGCCCTGGTGACCGGGCCCCGGATCCTCTTCCTCGACGAGCCGACGACCGGCGTCGACGCCGAGACGCAGACGGCCTTCTACGACCTTCTCGACCGGCTGAACCGGACCCAGGGCCTGACCATCGTTCTCGTCACCCACGACATCGGGATCGTCAACAAGCACGTCAACCGGGTGGCCTGCGTCAACCAGAGGCTGGTCTATCACGGGGACCACGAAGGCTTCTGCCGCTCGGACGCGTTCCGCGAGATGATCGGCCGCGGCCATCTCGTCTCCCACGAGCACTGA